The stretch of DNA ATTGAAAGAGTTAGCCCGATTAAAGAAAAAAATGGTAATTCTTGACCGACCCAATCCATTGAATGGTTTGACTGTCCAGGGTCCGGTCCTTGAAGAGAAATTTGTGTCTTTCGTTGGATTATATCCTATGCCAGTGCGACATGGTTTGACTATAGGTGAAATCTGTAATATGATAAATGTTGAAAAACATCTCGGCGTTGATTTAGAAGTCATAAAAATGGAAGGTTGGAAAAGAAAATTCTATTTTCCTGATTGTAGTCTAAAATGGACCGTTCCTTCACCAAATATGCCTTCTTTTGAGACCGCACTTGTTTATCCAGGAATGTGTCTCCTTGAAGGAACAAATATATCTGAAGGCAGGGGGACTACCAGACCATTTGAGATATTTGGTGCACCCTGGATACAAGAAGAAAAACTTGTGAAAGAACTGAATAGAAAAAATATAATGGGTGTAGAATTCCGGCCTCTGAAATTCATTCCGACCTTTCATAAATATTGCGGCAAAATCTGCGGTGGCGCACAGATCTATGTAAATGATCTCAAGAATTTTGATCCAGTTTGTACCGGGCTTGAAATAATTTCTACAATAAAAGAACTTTACCCCAAAAAATTTACCTGGCGCAAACCGCCTTATGAATTTGAGAAAAATAAAATGCCGTTTGATATTTTGATTGGTAACTCCTGGATAAGAGAGGCAATAGAAAAAGGCAAATCAGTGGGAACAATGAAAAAAAGGTGGCAAAAAGAACTAAAGGAATTTAAAAAGAAGCGTGTGAAGTATTTACTTTATGAATAGTATGGAGAATTTCTATGTCACCCTGAATTTATTTCAGGGTCTCATATCTGTCGGTATTTATTTAACAAACTTATGAATGCAATCATTCTATCCGCAGGTTTAGGCAAAAGGCTCGGCAATATAACAAAGAAAATACCCAAGCCTTTATTACCGATAAATGGTATTCCTATAATAAAATTGATTATCAAGAAGTTAAAAAGGGCAGGAATAAAAAATATTGGAATCAATCTTTTTTACAAAGCAGACCTAATAAAAAAATCATTACAAAATTTGCGCGGGATAGAATTCGTGTTTGAAAAATATCTATCCGGAACTGGTGGTGCATTACTCCATTTCAAGAATTTCGTATCTGAAGATTTTTTGATCCACAATTGTGATATCCTTTCAGATATAGATTTAAAAAAGGTATTAAAAAAGCATAAAAAGATAAAACCACTGGCAACGATTGTCTTGGTGAAGAATTATAAAACAAATCGGGTTAAAATTTCAAAAAATCGCGTTATAAAGTTTTATAAAAAGAGAACGAATGGCTGTTATACCTATGCGGGGATCGCTGTTCTTTCAAAAAGAATTTTTAGATATTTTCCAAAAAACAAAAAGGTCTTCAGCCTTACCGAAGTCTATAACAACGCTATAAAAAATGGCGAGTTTCTATATCCTTATATGACAGACAGCATTTGGTATGATATAGGTATTTTAGGGGTTTATCGTTCTTTGAAATGCCGAAAAAATCGGCTCTGGAAATAGAAAAAATGCACATATTTAGTAAAAGACTAAACAGGTATGAATTTGTTGAAGAGATTATTACCGGTGGGTCGGATAGGAAATTTTATCGCATTAAAAAGGATAAAAAGACTTATATTCTTATTGAGGATAAAAATATTAATGATTATGTGAAAATATTGAGGCATCTTTTAAGTATTGGTGTTGGTGTACCGAAATTGATTGAAGTTAAAAAAGATTATGCGATAGTGGAAGACTTGGGAAATGATTCTCTATACAGTTTGATGTGCAATGGATGTAAAGATTGGATAAAATTTTACAAAAAGTCAATAGAGGAACTCGTTAAATTGCAGGTTGATGGATATAAGAATGCACCAGTGAATAATTATTATGATAGTGAGCATATCAAATGGGAACAGGATTATTTTAAGCAATTTTTTTTGAAACAATTTTGCAAGATACCTGATGAAAAAATTTGTGAAATTGAAGGGGATTTGAATTTATTACATAAAAAGGTCGTTGAGGCGGTAAAACCAATAAACAATTTTTTGATGCATAGGGAT from candidate division WOR-3 bacterium encodes:
- a CDS encoding DUF1343 domain-containing protein, which translates into the protein MLTGIDRLIAENFAMFKNKNLALLTNIAATDCKLRPTIYHFIDCRKINLKFIFAPEHGLFSALQDQIYVKNHKQERIPVLSLYGKKLVPQLSIIREIDTLVVDLIDIGTRYYTFVWSALLLLKELARLKKKMVILDRPNPLNGLTVQGPVLEEKFVSFVGLYPMPVRHGLTIGEICNMINVEKHLGVDLEVIKMEGWKRKFYFPDCSLKWTVPSPNMPSFETALVYPGMCLLEGTNISEGRGTTRPFEIFGAPWIQEEKLVKELNRKNIMGVEFRPLKFIPTFHKYCGKICGGAQIYVNDLKNFDPVCTGLEIISTIKELYPKKFTWRKPPYEFEKNKMPFDILIGNSWIREAIEKGKSVGTMKKRWQKELKEFKKKRVKYLLYE
- a CDS encoding phosphotransferase; its protein translation is MHIFSKRLNRYEFVEEIITGGSDRKFYRIKKDKKTYILIEDKNINDYVKILRHLLSIGVGVPKLIEVKKDYAIVEDLGNDSLYSLMCNGCKDWIKFYKKSIEELVKLQVDGYKNAPVNNYYDSEHIKWEQDYFKQFFLKQFCKIPDEKICEIEGDLNLLHKKVVEAVKPINNFLMHRDYQSQNIFVKNGRIRIVDFQSARIGPLTYDLASLLRDAYVRIDRKNENKLISYYLSCLEKKKVKIAKEKFFEIYQITAIQRHMQALGAFANLSLNKGKTHFKKYIPRGLRLLITELESSEFSKLFFNISSIKQLNNCLSI
- a CDS encoding sugar phosphate nucleotidyltransferase, which produces MNAIILSAGLGKRLGNITKKIPKPLLPINGIPIIKLIIKKLKRAGIKNIGINLFYKADLIKKSLQNLRGIEFVFEKYLSGTGGALLHFKNFVSEDFLIHNCDILSDIDLKKVLKKHKKIKPLATIVLVKNYKTNRVKISKNRVIKFYKKRTNGCYTYAGIAVLSKRIFRYFPKNKKVFSLTEVYNNAIKNGEFLYPYMTDSIWYDIGILGVYRSLKCRKNRLWK